The stretch of DNA ATATAATTAGAATCCATTAATAATACTAAGATTCTTATAGTCCTTGAAATACTATGCTTTACTTAATACTAAAGACATTACTAAGGCTAGAGATAAAACCATATGGAAAAGTACAacttagcatgtacaaagcctggggttcaatttccaacacatGGGAAAATCAATAAGGAAAGGCAAACATTGTTcttttagaaaaagagaaaacaaaccacGAAAACTGAAGGTGGCAAGAAAATGAAGCTTACCCAGGAGCAGACTCAGTTTCTAGAGCCTTCAGGAAGCAACACACAAAAAGATGAATGCTATCTCCAGACTCCTCATAAGCCTCCACCAACACCATCCAGCAGTTCCTCAAACAAGGTACCACTTTCCTATTCCAAATGCTTGCTCCTTCCCAAGCATTATCTCTGGGCTCACCACAACCTTGGAAAAACATCTCACTGATCCCCTACTACAAAGACTTTCCTCTTATTATTAAATAGCTCAGTAAGTTATGTAATCATGTGTCACAGCCTCTGTGGCATTGAATAGGTAAGTAtttatgaaatgatttctaatgttgTCAACCAACTTTCTGCTTAGGGTTCAGAAGAAAACATAGCGGAGACAAACAGGGACTAACACAAGAATGTATCATTGCCTAGTTTCTTCTCAGACCTTTTCCCTTTGCTGGTGACCCAACTTCAGAGGTTATTTTCACAATTCTATGCTCTTCTCAGCAGGTGTTTTGACACATTCTGCTTCTTTGCTTGGAAGTTTTTATCCCTGTCCATTCACTGACCAAATATTGTATACTGTAATGGTCACTTTTGCTGAGAGTCAACTTCAGACCCTCCCAGGCATACACCAAACACTCCCAGCCATTGATCATCAAAAAGAACAGCTTCCTGTACCCATTTTGCTGCCTTCTTAATATAGTTACAGCAACCAtaaccattatatatatatatatatatatattccattcaTCATGCATGTATTTTGGGAACCTTACTGCAATGTATacaaatattcttattttatttcatggtaCAATTGTGTTGAACACTCCATGTGACCAGCATTTAATCTTTTTAACAGGTAGAGTCCAGTTATTTAGCATGGGAACTCCTTAGGCACATCTAATTAACCATGTTTGTAAATGATGTCAGCAATATAATTCAAAATGTACACAAGCCTGGAAAATAGGCTACAGTTAGTAATAATTTTGGCTTGAAAGGAATCAGCGTTATACCCATTGTAGCATTTTAGAAGAATTTTTACCTTTAACaatcaaaaacataaaacaaaaacagtaaaaaatatCCATTACTGCTAAAACAAAGTATTTGCATACTAACTTACCTTCACTTTTAAAGCAAATTTtgtaatatttacatttttatacttCTAAGATTATAAAAGTGTAATGAGGACCCTAACTACATCTGTTACCTATGTACAAGTATTTCTCACATATGTAGAAGTTTTATTTAACTGGAGTTATGGTCATTTTAAAGACCTAAATACAGGTTTAAATAAGTCTAGATGGGCTTCAGGCATGCTATTCCAGCACGctgtcaactgagctacattcccatcCACCAAAATCGATCTATGAGGGTATTTGTCCCACAATCACATCACCTGAAAGTGTGGAGCATGGTATCTCTGTGCATAATAAGGATTGAATATTTGATGAATTGGAAAGTCTACCTGAAGAAAAGTACACAGATAGCCAACTTTACTACAAACTTCATTGCCCACAAAATAACACTAAAAGCTGAATGAGGCCAAATAATATCAGCTTTGTAAGACACTTTGAGCTAGTATtctatgccagaacagtgaaaattCAATACCTGGCTTTTAAGAGAAGTTGTAATATTGATTAGTAAGAGTGAGAACTAGGTGTAGGAAATACCTAAGTTTGTTCTAACACACTTCCTTCAGCCCAGGAAAAAGCTGACAGAGTAAAAGTTATCTTCtgaaaagagaaagtgaaaagaTGAATTTGGTCTTATTTTCAAAAACCAATAAGCGTATTAAAAAATCTCGATcctattttcctttaaaacagaaaaacacaacatCAAAAAACATAGTACCATAGAGACACACGTTTCCCAGAAAAAACATCAGCTTCTAGAATTTGCAGCAACCAGCAACTCCTCAGCTGCCAGTAAACTCCATATTCTTCCAGAAGTTTCAGCAGCTTCTAACAGCCTCCAGGCACCTCAGAGACCCCTAGGAACATGCttcacttttaaaatgtcttcaagCTCTCCAGCACCACCATGCCAGAATTTTCCAATGTCTCCAGCATCACACTCCAGCATCCATCTAAACTCTCGAGTGACTCTAACCCTGTCCAGTGGTGTCCAGGCTCCTCATGTACCTCCAGCAACAATATCTGGTAATAGCTGGGTCATTCACATGCCTTCAGAATCAGTGTCCAACTCTATCAGTACCCCTCAGATGTCTCCAGTATCAGTGTCCAGCAATGCCCAGAACATTCACATAcctacagcagcagcagccaaaaGCAAACAGTCTCCTCAAAGTCCTCAAGTAATAACATCCAGATGTACCCAAACCCCTAAAGGGCCTTCAGCAACATTGAGAAGTGAAGCCCAGGTCAGAACGATGACTCTAACAATAGCATCCAGCAATATTCAGGTCTCCCATGCTGTTCCAGAAGCAGTGTCCAGAAATGACAGCACCACCCAGGTATCTCAAAGAGCAGCATCCAGTGGCATTCAAACTCTTAACTCTGCTACAGTAAGAGCACCGAGGAATGCCAATGTCCCAGGTCCCTTAGGAACAGGACATGTTTATTTCCTGGCTTCATTGGCATCTCCAGCAACAGCATCTACTAGTCTCCAGACTTCTCAGGTGCTTCTACCAACAACATCCAACAGTCTTCCAGCTCCTCAGGTTTCCATACCAATAGGAACAAGCAGAGTCCAAACCACTCAAACACATCCAGGAGCAGCATCCAAAGTAATCCAGGCTCTTTATGCTTCTCCACAGGCAGAGTCCAGAAGTGTGTGTACAACTCAAGGGCCTCAAGGAGTATCATATGGTACTGGACAGTCTCTTCCCTGTCCTAGAGTAAAAGCATCAAGGAGGGTCTATGCTCTTCAGATGCCTTCAGCAACAGCATCAGAAAGTCTCCTGGCTCCATGTGGACCTCTACCAACAGCGTCCAGCAGTCTCCTGGATCCACGGGTGTCCCCAGCAATGGCATTCAGTGCTCTCCAGGCTCCTCTGGTGCCTCCACCAACAGCAATCAGCAGTACTTCATGGGTAATGCTTCCTGTTCTCACAATATAATGACAGAGATTAGCACAAACTTGGAAGGTTTCTTCATTAATCTGTTGCACATAATCTTTTATTCAAATAATCACTCATTTTATTGTGTTAGTTACTGATCCTTCTCTACATTCAACTTTAAAATGCTTTATATGCTCTAtcccattaagaaaatgcctgactGATCACCTGATCATACCTATTCTGAAAGGAGTATAGTGAGACACTTGCTTATTTAATTTTACACTCTGAACTTTTTGTCAAGATATTCTTTTCATATTGTGAATTGCTGTTCCAGTTATAATGAAAATGTACTTCCTGATATTAGAATACATTGATCAGGAATCAGAGTTAAACCCTACCACCCACAGGGCGAAGTCTGTATTTTTTCAAATCAAATTTCAGAGAGTGTTACCAGTTCTAGCTGCCTCCCTGAGCTGGTATCCAGGTTGTCCATGACTGCCAACATGCTTCTTCTTTCAGCCCTACAGTGTTACCTCCATTTCATAGTGCTCTCCTGATGCTCAGAAATAGAATGGGATACTGAGGAGGCAGGTTATCCAAGTAAAATGACTTCAGGACTTTTTCTGATGCTCGGATTCTCCTCCATGCCAGCTATTATAGAAAAAGAAGAGCTGCTAGCTTGAACCCTTTTTGTTTAACAATATTGAGGGCATCTTCTTGGGGTTGCCTACTTAGCCCTTTTACAAGAAAGCTCTGACTGTTTAGACAAGGTTTTGTAATTGGAATCTTCAAAATGTTCCTACATAGAAGACTTGACTAGAACATGGAGGCCTTGGGTTCATTCCCCATAACTACAAGTATTATCCATTTATCTACCAGGTATGATTAGTATTAAGTGGAATCACTAAGTAGTGAATTAGGTaaatctccatttcttccttttttaggtTATAGTATGGCAATCTTTGTGTAGATATTCGCCAATCTACTCAGTGGAGCTGTGCCTTATGATCTGTCTGAATTATGCATGTTTATCATCTGTATGTTTTATGTAGACACTAAAGAAGGGAAACTTACCAAAGGAGCCTTCTAAGGTAGAAGGTCACCATCGAGATCCCATAGAAGTGATGGTGTTGAAAGTAACAGAACCATTTACTTATGATTTGATTGATGACAAAAGGATGTTCCATGCCACAGTGGCTACTGAGACTGAATTCTTCAGAGTGAAGGTTTTTGACACAGACCTAAAGAACAAGTTCATCCCACAAAAGATCATTGCCATATCAGATTATTTTGGCGTCAGTGGATTTCTGGAGATATATAGAGCCTCCTGTGTGTCTGATGTGAATGTTAACCGAACAATGGTCATCTCAAATACACTGAGGAGAAGAGCCAATGGAACTCCTAAAATTAAGGATCTTTTCTCTCAAATAAAAGGGACACATGTGAATGGAGAGTTTGTGGTAACTATGGTAAGCCATTCCATTATTTGTAGAATGCCTTGCATTCTGAGATTTTAAGTTTTAACTTGGCACTGGAATTTGCTCAACTTACataacacaggaaataatcaCCTTTCATATCAGAAAGAGATGAGTAAGTCTTCCACATTTTGGATATTGGGATAGTCTCTTACCATTCCTCTCCTCAAGGTACCACCATGAGAATTCTTTACAAGGAGATTCATCAGTAACTTTTGGCATTTTCCTGGCTGACAATCCATCTAGAGACATCCTATTCCCGGACACTGTTCAGTTTATAGCACACTTTCCTTTtagattctttttctttgatagTTTCCTAACCCATCTCATTGGCAACTCAGTAGTGAATAAAGAGTCAAACTCATAGACTAGATACAGTTTGCACTGATGAGAATAAAAAATCAAATAGACAATTCTGCCCTAGAATGAAGCCGTGTCCAACAAGCCAGGATTATTTCATAATGTGTTCTcattatcacattttttttattttatcaagaTCTTTTGACAGagtgaataatattttaaataatgagaGAAACAGCAGTTTAACAAACTAGTTTAATTTCATAATTTATAACTAGGCACAATAAAAGTGAGGAAATTTAAGGAATTTTGTGACTTTTGAATGTTTCTTTAAGTGCCGATGTACTAATTCATTAGTATGCTTGCTTGTTCAATGTATGATTTCATAATTCATTGTGTATGAATCAGTcatggctttttccttttatctATGCTGTTGTTGGTGTGCTGCTACATTTGGTTACACAATTAAAAGTAAACTAAGTGAGACACAAACTAAAACACCAGAAATATTGCTGTAGATTTAACCTTTGAGAGATTaggaaggaggagacagaatCGATGTGTGCACTGAGCAAATGTGATCCATTTAaacaggaggggtgtgtgtgtgtgtgtgtgtgtgtgtgtgtgtgtgtgtgtgtgtctgtctgtctgtctgtctgtctgtcttgtgtgACTGTGTATTTGTTTCTCATGCTATTTCTTCCTTATGCCTGTTACTttgtacattttgttttattcttgttgatttgtcttctttatttgactgttttcttaaaagagagagaaagaagggatggaGTTGGaaaggtggggaggagaggattGTGTAGGAGGAAGTAGGGaataggaaactgtgatcagaacatgttgtatgaaaataactttattttcaataaaaaataaaataaattaaatgaaaaggacTTATAATAGTGTTTCTCAGATTCATGATGAGCCACAAATTGCCTTTCTTCTCAGGCCTCCTGGATATAACTAAGACTTGAAATGATAACTAAATGGGGTTTGatgtatatttatgttttttcatttttgattccTTACATTGGAAGCCCAAAAAATCTCAGCTATTCTGATATGTTCCCATTAGTACTCAGGAAGatactcatttttttctaaagacacCTAGCAGATAAAGACCTCAAGTAGGTAAAACTTAAGAGAGGCTTCCAAGGGCTGCAATTATAGCTCAGTCATTAAGGGCTAGGCACACAAAACCTCCAGAGTGATTTCCAAGAAAAGATTTGTTCACCATAACATGTTAAACTCTTCCATTCAAGTAATTCTATTTTGTCAGTTATTCCTTTATTTTGTCTGTGAGGGTTGAGAAAAACACAAAGGCCATGAAAGcagtgtggaagtcagaataGAAGCTCCACaaatgagttctctccttccactataagTCCTGGGAATTGAGTGGTAGTCAGGCTTGCcaacaagcacccttacccactcagcaatctcactggccTTTTACCTGTGATTCTAAACCTAAGAGCCATACTTGCCTTGTCAGGGACAGGTTTATGCTAGCACTCTTTATTTCTCATAGATGTGATAAGCTTTCACATATTTCTTAAAGGATGAATGTTAACGTgtttttcagaaaaatgaaagggGTAACTTCATTTACTATGGGATTGAAGATGATACTGGGAAAATGGAAGTGGTGGTCTATGGACGACTAACCAGTATCAAGTGTGAGCCAGGCAATAAACTTCGACTTGTCTGCTTTCAATTGACCTCAAGAGAAGATACATGGCAGCTTAAGTCTGTAAGGCACAGTTACATGCAGGTGTGTGCTTTGGGAAATACAATTCTTCCTAAGGATCATATATTTCAATCTCCTgcagcccagggtagccttgaactcctgatcttcctgcttcttcccaaatgctgggaataaaggtgtgtgccatcactgcctggcctctatggttaaatagtggctggctctaccttcggatctccaggaaagctttatttgtcagaacacaaacaaaacatcacacaacACTGACCTTGCAAATTGACCAAAGACTAAACACAAAGAACCTTGAGGTCTTCATCTGTAACTTTCAAATACTTTTGTTGCAGAGGATGATGAACAGAAACTGTAAGTTCCCAAGGATGCCCTGAGCAAATCAGACAATTGCTAAAATCCACAATCCTTGTAATGCTTACACACTGTGTGGGATTCATTTTACACTTACAACAAAAGGCCACCATTCCAATGTAAACAGTCAGTAGAAGTGTAGAGAGAAGTGTGAAGCATCTGCATTTCAACTGCTCTGacctcatctttttttctttaaggttaTCAGTGCCAAAGGAGAGGCACTCAATCCTGATTCAGTTATGAAAACCTGTCTAGAACAATACTTCTGATAATCTGGATGCCAAGGATACTATTTACGGAGATAAGATCCAAGTCCAGAAATTAAATGTATATATGACCTGTTGAAATACCATACCTATGAAagccagcttttgtttgtttgtttgtttgtttgcttgcttgcttgcttgctttttcaagaggggatttctctgtttagtccttgctatcctggaaatcactttgtagaccaagctgtcctggaacttagagatttgcctgcctctgccttccaagtgctgggatgaaaggcgtgtgccaccaccgccctgcctgCTATTATATCTAGGAAATGGTGCTTTCTtatgttctttatacatttttgtaTTATCTAAATTCCATATTTTGTATCTAAACTTCTATAACTCTTAATCtataagttttatatataaaacttaaaaaaaaattttgataaAGCAGTGATTCCTTGGGAATAtctttaaatcatttgaagttgctctaaaataaaatattagtgaCCTGCAGATAAAACTATGGAATACAGGCTTCAAGTGTGATGTTTAAGGACAAAGCTTGTTCAAGAACAAATAGACTGTGTCCTGCCCAGAAAAACCAAACATTAATAATACACAGGAGAAGGTTGAATTCAGCCTTGAGTGCAGTTTCCCAAACTAGTGTGCTGAGGACCTGGCAAGTCTTCAGATGCTTTTCACTGAGTAATTATGACTATATTATAGAGTTTTATTATTTGAGCAAAGAATTAACAAATTATGGGTGTTAAGAGTGAGGAATtcagagacagagcctgccaaTGCCCAACTGGATTAAGATGTGAGTCTTTGTCTAGgtggggcccaggggcacaaacctgcaccaccacaccaccacccattgcagttccaGGCTCAAGCCAATAGGCAGGCCACCTGCAGACTGGTCAGACTACCACTGTCCCCCACCAAACCTTGTAACCcaaaagccccacctcccccaaatcctacccaccctctgagactgcaactgttccctgagacagatcCTGCCAGTGCCTGATTGGACTAAGAAGTGAGTCTTTATCCTCCTACCCCAACAcaccagcccctaggctttgggcccaggagcACAACCTTGCACCCCTACACTaccacccattgcagttccagtttcaggccagttggcaggcaaacctcctgcagacaggtcacactaccaccatcccccaccagatcCTATAACCCATAAGCCCAacccctccctacccacccatctGCTGAGATTGccctactccctgagacagagctcataagtgccaattggactaagagctgctccctgagacaaagagtcaATCAGCACCTATTAGACCAAGAGGTCTCACTAACCAAGACTATgcatcagaccaagagaggctccctcagacacagacactgcttgcaccaagtggagaaagagatgggtagatgccagtgcaaaaatacagtcaacaacataaaaaccaatatggctccatcaaaacctacatcagcaagacctgaacatccaacacagaagaaacagaagaaatctaccttaaaatgaccttaagaagatgatagagatctttaaagaggaaatgaaaaattaccttaaagaaattgaggaaaagtcaaacaaaaattgggaaaaaaatcagtaaatcccttaaagaaagccaagagaaagcaatgaaacaagtgagggaaacagttcaagatttgaaaactgaaagcgagacaataaagaagatacaaattgAAGGAATgttggaagtggaaaatctgagtaaatgaacaggaactatagatgcaagcataaccaacagaatgcaagaaatgGAAGACCAGCTCTccggcgttgaagatacaatagaggaaagagattcatcagtcaaagaaaacactaaagccaacaaagttatgacccaaaatgtccaggaaatttgggacaccatgaaaagaccaaacctaagaataatagagatagaagaaggagaagaataccaactcaaaggcacagaaaatatattcaacaaaatcatagaagaaaacattctcaacctaaagaaggaaatgcctacaaagatacaagaaggttacagaacaccgaATAGAGTGGGTTTAAAAAataagtcccctcaccacataataatcaaaccactaaacatacagaataaagaaaaatattaagagctgcaaaggagaaaggctaagtaacatataaagacagacccataagaataacacctgatttctcaatggagactctaaaagccagaaggtcctggacagacgttaAACAGACACTAAGAGATTATGGATGTCAACCCACTATTATGCCCAGCAAAACTATCATTcaacatagacggagtaaacaaaatattccatgataaaactagatttaaacaatatctttccacaaatctagccctacagaaagcactagagggaaaattccaacctaaggaagctagatacacccatgaaaacacaggcaataggtagtcccacaccaacaaataccaaagaagggaaacatacaatgctgccaccaaaaaaaaataacaggaactaacaatcactggtcattaatatccattaatatcaatggtctcaattcacctataaaaaagacacaggctaacagaatggatacgaaaacaagatccatcctgctgcatacaaaaaacacatctcaagttcaaagacagacactacctcagaataaaaaactgggaaaagactttccaataaaatagaataaagaagcaagctggtgtagctacccTAATATCCaataaaaatagacttcaaactaaaatcaatcaaaagagattgggaaggacatttcatatttatcacagggaaaatctgacaagatgaagtctcaattctgaatatttatgcctcaaatacaagggcactcacatttgtaaaagaaacattactaaagcttaaatcgcacatcaaaccccatataCTAGTAGTGGACagcttcaacaccccactctcaccaatgcactggtctgccagacagaaacttaatagagaaataagggacctaacagacattatgactcaaatggacttaatatatatctacagaacattccaccctaatacaagagaatataccttcttctcagcaccccatggaaccttctctaaaattgaccacatactatctcacaactgtcagaatggctaagatcaacatcactgaagacagcttatgttggagaggatgtggagcaaggggaacactcctccacttttGGTGGGAGTGTAAAATTGTGGTAGTgtatgtgtacttctcttctttgggttttactgctgtggtgttatctattgcctgtgttttagtGGGTGTATCTAAcatccttaggttggaattttccttctagtgctttctgtagggctgggtttgtagacaaatattgtttaaatctggttttgtcttgggatgtcttgttcactccatctatgatgattgaaagttttgctgggtgtattagtctaggctggcatccatggtctcttagcgtctgcattacatctgtccaggtccttctggctttcaaagtctccactgagaatttgggtgttattctgatgggtttgcctttataagtcacttggcctttttactttgctgctcttaatattttttctttattctgtacatttagctgtttaattattatgtggcgaggggattAGGggagtctagtctgtttggtgttctataggcttcttgtatcttcataggcatttccttctttaagttgggaaagttttcttctatgatcttcttgaatatattttctgtgcctttgagttggtattcttctccttcctctatccctattattcataggtttggtcttttcatggtgtcccagatttcttggacattttgtgttatgacttttttggcattggtattttctttgactgacaaatccatttcctctattgtatcctctatgatagagatcctctcttccatctcttatattctgttggttatgcttgcatctgtgtttcctgttcatttactcagattttctatttccagcattccctctgtttgtgtcttctttgttgtttctatttcccttttcaggtctttaactgtttccctcacctgtttcattgctttttcatggttttctttaagggttttattgttttcttccgcttttttatttgtcttttcctctagttctttatagacttcttcccatttttatttgactttttctcattttctttattgatttcctccacttttttgtttatcttttcttcaatttcatttttgatttttttcttgaaaggcctctagcatcttcatgatgctattcttaaggttgctttcttctgcttcttcccccttgtgatgttcaggtcttgctgttgggggagggctaggttctggtgatgctgtgttgctctttatgttgttatgtacttctgccttgacgtctgcccatctcctagtctaataggtataagaggtgcctgtgtctgagcgagttgctgttggtccacgctgtgcttgttgtgtctgtgtctcaggtggCCATCTTAGCTCTTGATTTGATTGGAGCaggcagcttctgtgtctcagcgag from Peromyscus eremicus chromosome 15, PerEre_H2_v1, whole genome shotgun sequence encodes:
- the LOC131925763 gene encoding interferon-activable protein 203-like, which translates into the protein MSEYKTIVLQQGLEDVAVDDYQFKKIKSLLRKELNLTKKMQDDYDRIQMADLLEDTFPEDAGLDKLIEVCQSIKGLEDLAQRLKTEKAKVKKQKKGKNKTAVKKRKQEEPSSSQSLSTDNESDKSKPSAQKKRKQTTKTEGGKKMKLTQEQTQFLEPSGSNTQKDECYLQTPHKPPPTPSSSSSNKAESRSVCTTQGPQGVSYGTGQSLPCPRVKASRRVYALQMPSATASESLLAPCGPLPTASSSLLDPRVSPAMAFSALQAPLVPPPTAISSTSWTLKKGNLPKEPSKVEGHHRDPIEVMVLKVTEPFTYDLIDDKRMFHATVATETEFFRVKVFDTDLKNKFIPQKIIAISDYFGVSGFLEIYRASCVSDVNVNRTMVISNTLRRRANGTPKIKDLFSQIKGTHVNGEFVVTMKNERGNFIYYGIEDDTGKMEVVVYGRLTSIKCEPGNKLRLVCFQLTSREDTWQLKSVRHSYMQVISAKGEALNPDSVMKTCLEQYF